The following proteins come from a genomic window of Flavobacterium eburneipallidum:
- a CDS encoding winged helix-turn-helix domain-containing protein: MKIKSKIWIETEEGIIISDGRIQLLKLIEATGSLNKAAKEMNISYQKAWKLVDASNKASKEPLVATQIGGNKGGGTVLTPYGKSLIASFEAINAGCWEFLDAELKKYAL; the protein is encoded by the coding sequence ATGAAAATCAAGAGCAAAATTTGGATCGAAACCGAGGAAGGCATCATCATCAGTGACGGTCGCATTCAGTTATTGAAATTAATTGAAGCCACGGGTTCGTTGAATAAAGCAGCCAAGGAAATGAATATTTCCTATCAGAAAGCTTGGAAGTTGGTCGATGCGTCGAACAAAGCTTCGAAAGAACCGCTTGTTGCTACTCAAATTGGAGGAAATAAAGGTGGAGGCACCGTTTTGACTCCCTATGGAAAATCGTTAATTGCATCTTTTGAAGCTATTAATGCTGGATGCTGGGAATTTTTGGATGCTGAACTTAAAAAATACGCATTATGA
- the moaA gene encoding GTP 3',8-cyclase MoaA, translating to MVSTTENKTISMQDTHGRGHNYLRISITEHCNLRCTYCMPAEGISLTPRAHLMTADEIVTIAQTFVNLGVTKIRLTGGEPLVRRDAKQIIQRLGKLGVELTLTTNGILVHDFIDTFKEAGIKTLNVSIDSLQKDKFNKITRRNYFDKLWGNLDLLDANGFQVKLNVVMIKDFNENEIIDFIEMTKDRNIQIRFIEFMPFDGNQWNKEKLVSYTEIMEQVENFYSNEKVQRIQDKPNDTAKNHKIESYKGSFSVISSVTNPFCSTCNRIRLTADGKLKNCLFSNTETSLLDTLRAGESIEPLIFQNIKSKHAMRGGMDDDAKFQNPELFSQNRSMIKIGG from the coding sequence ATGGTTTCAACCACGGAAAATAAAACAATTTCAATGCAGGATACTCACGGCAGAGGACACAATTACTTGCGTATTTCGATTACGGAACACTGTAATTTGAGATGTACGTATTGTATGCCCGCCGAGGGAATTTCGCTCACGCCAAGAGCACACTTGATGACTGCAGATGAAATTGTGACTATTGCCCAAACTTTTGTGAATTTGGGCGTGACCAAAATTCGATTAACGGGAGGTGAACCTTTGGTACGAAGAGATGCCAAACAAATCATACAACGTTTGGGAAAATTAGGAGTCGAACTGACTTTGACTACCAACGGCATTTTGGTACACGATTTTATTGATACGTTCAAAGAAGCAGGAATCAAAACCTTGAATGTGAGTATTGACAGCCTGCAAAAAGACAAATTCAATAAAATTACCCGAAGAAATTATTTCGATAAACTATGGGGAAATCTAGATTTGCTTGATGCCAATGGGTTTCAGGTTAAACTGAACGTCGTGATGATTAAAGATTTTAACGAAAATGAAATTATCGATTTTATCGAAATGACCAAAGACCGAAACATCCAAATTCGTTTCATAGAATTTATGCCCTTTGATGGCAACCAATGGAATAAAGAAAAATTGGTTTCATACACTGAAATTATGGAGCAAGTGGAGAATTTTTATTCCAATGAAAAAGTACAACGCATTCAAGACAAACCAAACGACACGGCTAAAAACCATAAAATCGAATCTTATAAAGGTAGTTTCTCGGTGATTAGTTCCGTTACCAATCCGTTTTGCAGTACCTGTAATCGTATTCGTTTAACTGCGGATGGAAAACTCAAAAACTGTTTGTTTTCGAATACAGAAACCTCTTTGTTGGATACTTTAAGAGCCGGCGAATCCATCGAACCGCTCATTTTTCAAAACATAAAATCCAAACACGCCATGCGAGGCGGAATGGATGATGATGCCAAATTTCAAAACCCGGAATTGTTTTCCCAAAACAGGAGTATGATCAAGATTGGGGGATGA
- a CDS encoding AAA family ATPase: MERAKLIVKNFGPLKDINIEVREMVTFIGAQASGKSTLAKLLSILEDENFRRNENILFETELKKYNIFSYLKKETFISYDNQNNSNISINSFEYKDGESLKIDMFSVLSSSKEFEEDVDTIELIKNLMSYDLNHLIIKDLKYTQKFASLFKLNNKKKILIDFLLSSKYKKTEISIDKLFEVLEIEKKGENYISTYEDIIKILPEIYSFDSIYIPTERSFLHLIAENTLGLINNNVQIPKHLLESGQDYEKALQKIKELPLSIIDKKITYKREGKTSYIYHNEIEKVDLLESASGLQSIIPVLLLVEYAKSLKDEYNFNFVVEEPELNLYPKAQHELIKYLVKNCLFERKNLILTTHSPFVLASINNLLLAFDKGKTKPTEVNKIIKKESWLNPKNFIAYELKNGKAKKIMNDKLGQINENMIDIVSDSFSDEFDKLLDL, translated from the coding sequence ATGGAAAGAGCAAAACTTATCGTTAAAAACTTTGGACCTCTAAAGGATATTAATATCGAAGTTAGAGAAATGGTTACTTTTATTGGAGCACAAGCTTCTGGGAAGAGTACACTTGCTAAATTACTTTCGATTTTGGAAGATGAAAACTTTAGAAGAAATGAAAATATTTTATTCGAAACTGAATTAAAAAAATATAATATTTTTAGTTATTTAAAAAAAGAAACTTTTATAAGTTATGACAATCAGAACAATAGTAATATAAGCATTAATAGTTTTGAATATAAAGATGGTGAATCCTTAAAAATCGATATGTTTAGCGTATTAAGTTCTTCAAAAGAATTCGAAGAAGATGTTGATACAATTGAACTCATTAAAAATTTAATGTCCTATGATTTAAATCACTTGATAATTAAAGATCTTAAATACACACAAAAATTCGCAAGTCTATTTAAATTGAATAATAAAAAGAAAATATTAATTGATTTTTTATTATCATCAAAATACAAAAAAACGGAAATAAGTATTGATAAACTATTTGAAGTTCTTGAAATTGAAAAAAAAGGAGAAAATTACATATCAACATATGAAGATATTATTAAAATTTTACCTGAAATATACTCTTTTGATTCTATTTACATTCCGACAGAAAGAAGTTTTTTACATCTAATTGCTGAAAACACTCTAGGATTAATAAACAACAATGTTCAAATACCGAAACATCTTTTAGAAAGCGGTCAAGATTATGAAAAAGCACTTCAAAAAATAAAAGAATTGCCTTTAAGCATAATCGATAAAAAAATAACTTACAAAAGAGAAGGAAAAACTTCATACATCTATCATAATGAAATTGAAAAAGTAGATTTATTAGAATCAGCTTCAGGTTTACAATCCATAATTCCAGTTTTACTTTTAGTTGAATATGCAAAATCATTAAAAGATGAATACAACTTTAATTTTGTCGTAGAAGAACCTGAATTAAACTTATATCCAAAAGCGCAACACGAATTGATTAAATATTTAGTCAAAAACTGCTTGTTTGAGAGAAAGAATTTGATTCTTACTACGCACAGTCCTTTTGTATTGGCATCAATCAATAATTTGCTTTTGGCTTTTGACAAAGGGAAAACAAAACCAACTGAAGTTAATAAAATAATCAAAAAAGAATCTTGGCTTAATCCAAAAAACTTCATTGCTTATGAATTAAAGAATGGAAAAGCAAAAAAAATAATGAATGATAAGTTGGGGCAAATCAACGAAAACATGATTGATATTGTTTCAGATTCTTTTTCAGATGAATTTGATAAATTGTTGGATTTATGA
- a CDS encoding HesA/MoeB/ThiF family protein has product MINKTRYSRQIALQEIGESGQLKLQNASVLVIGAGGLGCPVLQNLAAAGVGIIGIVDGDVVDETNLHRQLLYTLDDCGNSKVEVAQKAILELNPEIKVNVFSEFFSAQNAFEIVSDYQIIVDCTDTLAVRYLINDVAVVKKIPVVYASIYKFEGQVSVFNYKSGPSYRCLFPEQENLNTVPNCVESGVLGVLPNTLGTLQATEVLKIILEIGEVLSGKLLIYDALHFQTQIIDFARNPKAIEKGFINGSQLLNRKKTNESLSPEAFLEKCNQLGIVVVDVRELNESPEFKGQNVIQIPLGELENYSKKLDKNQEIVLFCQTGQRSQAALNYLKKSGFVGVFHLGKGIESLKNQLQ; this is encoded by the coding sequence ATGATTAACAAAACAAGGTATTCCAGACAAATTGCCCTTCAAGAAATAGGGGAATCCGGTCAGCTAAAATTACAAAATGCGAGTGTTTTGGTAATTGGAGCGGGTGGTTTGGGTTGTCCTGTTTTACAAAATTTGGCAGCTGCAGGAGTAGGAATCATCGGAATTGTTGATGGAGACGTGGTGGATGAAACCAATTTGCATCGTCAATTGTTGTACACTTTGGATGATTGTGGAAATAGCAAAGTTGAAGTAGCTCAAAAAGCAATTTTGGAACTAAATCCTGAAATAAAAGTAAATGTGTTTTCTGAATTTTTTAGTGCTCAAAATGCTTTCGAAATAGTATCCGATTACCAAATCATTGTGGATTGCACCGATACGCTCGCCGTTCGTTATTTGATAAACGATGTGGCGGTGGTCAAAAAGATTCCAGTAGTTTACGCTTCGATTTACAAATTTGAAGGGCAGGTTTCGGTTTTCAATTATAAAAGCGGACCCAGTTACCGCTGTTTGTTCCCAGAACAAGAAAATTTGAATACTGTTCCAAATTGTGTGGAATCGGGAGTTTTGGGAGTTTTGCCAAATACTCTCGGGACATTGCAAGCCACAGAAGTTTTGAAAATAATTTTAGAAATCGGGGAAGTCTTATCTGGGAAATTATTGATTTATGATGCGCTTCATTTTCAAACTCAAATCATCGATTTTGCCAGAAATCCAAAAGCAATTGAAAAAGGATTTATAAACGGAAGCCAGCTTTTGAACAGAAAAAAAACAAACGAAAGTTTAAGTCCCGAAGCGTTTTTGGAAAAATGCAACCAGCTGGGAATAGTGGTTGTCGATGTTCGGGAATTGAATGAAAGTCCCGAGTTTAAAGGACAAAATGTAATCCAGATTCCTTTGGGCGAATTGGAAAATTACAGCAAGAAATTGGATAAAAATCAGGAAATCGTCTTGTTTTGTCAAACGGGTCAACGCAGTCAAGCCGCTTTGAATTATCTCAAAAAATCAGGGTTCGTGGGCGTTTTTCATTTAGGAAAAGGCATCGAATCCTTGAAAAATCAATTGCAATAA
- the moaCB gene encoding bifunctional molybdenum cofactor biosynthesis protein MoaC/MoaB → MVDITHKIITQRTATAQAIVKVGSPATMQAILNNTVPKGNVLEVSRTAGLFAVKNTSNSIPDCHPMPIEYTGIEFELLEDSIRIEITVKAIYRTGVEVEAMHGASIVALTMYDMLKPIDKQVEISTIKLLHKKGGKSDFGTKEKLDLSVAVMVCSDSVASGKKEDRAGKVISEKIKNLGLSVSSYTVIPDEVSDIQETINKLCSIDKDLIIITGGTGLSNRDVTPEAVIPLLDRRIPGIEEAIRSYGQDRTPYAMLSRSVVGFKGNTLIMALPGSTAGASESMDAVFPSILHLFKILNGFNHGK, encoded by the coding sequence ATGGTAGATATCACCCATAAAATAATTACCCAACGCACTGCAACGGCCCAAGCCATCGTGAAAGTGGGTTCGCCGGCAACGATGCAGGCTATTTTGAACAATACCGTTCCAAAAGGAAACGTATTGGAAGTATCGAGAACTGCGGGGTTGTTCGCCGTAAAAAACACTTCGAATTCCATTCCGGATTGTCATCCAATGCCGATTGAGTATACTGGAATTGAATTTGAATTACTTGAAGATTCTATCAGAATAGAAATTACTGTAAAAGCGATTTACAGAACAGGCGTTGAGGTCGAAGCGATGCACGGCGCATCAATTGTGGCTTTGACAATGTACGATATGCTGAAACCAATTGACAAACAAGTGGAGATTTCGACCATCAAATTATTGCATAAAAAAGGAGGGAAATCCGATTTTGGTACTAAAGAGAAACTAGATTTATCGGTTGCAGTAATGGTTTGTTCCGATTCTGTAGCTTCAGGAAAAAAAGAAGATAGGGCAGGAAAAGTAATATCGGAAAAAATCAAAAACCTGGGATTAAGCGTGTCGAGTTACACGGTTATTCCTGATGAGGTAAGTGATATTCAGGAAACGATAAACAAGTTATGTTCTATCGATAAAGATTTAATCATTATCACGGGTGGAACGGGTTTATCCAATAGAGACGTGACTCCGGAAGCGGTGATTCCGTTGTTGGACAGAAGAATTCCTGGTATCGAGGAAGCGATTCGTTCCTACGGTCAGGACAGAACACCTTATGCAATGTTGTCCAGAAGCGTGGTGGGTTTTAAAGGGAATACTTTGATTATGGCTTTGCCGGGTTCTACGGCAGGAGCAAGCGAATCGATGGACGCTGTTTTTCCATCGATATTACATTTATTCAAAATACTAAATGGTTTCAACCACGGAAAATAA
- a CDS encoding MoaD/ThiS family protein — protein MIITLKYFGLLVDITQKKEEVFRLDETKVSVSFLKTKMETAYGELKNTNYSIAVNQAMSSLDYNIKDQDVIAFLPPFAGG, from the coding sequence ATGATTATCACCCTTAAATATTTTGGTTTACTCGTTGATATTACCCAAAAGAAAGAGGAGGTTTTTCGTTTGGATGAAACTAAAGTATCGGTCTCTTTTTTGAAAACAAAAATGGAAACCGCTTATGGTGAACTGAAGAACACCAACTATTCCATTGCAGTAAATCAAGCAATGAGTAGTCTAGATTACAATATAAAAGATCAAGACGTAATTGCTTTTTTGCCTCCATTTGCTGGTGGGTGA
- a CDS encoding molybdenum cofactor biosynthesis protein MoaE has protein sequence MSTDKPKKSSFIQGQITSEFIGNSIAKHQSKTTIGAHNIFLGQVRADVIEGKTVAAIEYTAYEEMAEQSFHEIREAAFAKYDLSCLHIYHSLGLVKTGEICLFVFVSAPRRKVVYEALEFLVEAIKEKAPVFGKELFEDESYVWKVNN, from the coding sequence ATGTCAACAGATAAACCAAAGAAAAGTTCCTTTATTCAGGGACAAATAACATCGGAATTCATTGGGAATTCCATTGCCAAACACCAAAGTAAAACCACGATTGGCGCACATAATATTTTTCTGGGTCAGGTTCGCGCCGACGTTATAGAAGGAAAAACGGTAGCGGCAATTGAATATACAGCTTACGAAGAAATGGCGGAACAAAGTTTCCATGAAATCCGTGAAGCGGCTTTCGCCAAATATGATTTGTCGTGTTTGCACATTTACCACAGTTTGGGCTTGGTAAAAACAGGCGAGATTTGTTTGTTCGTTTTCGTTTCGGCACCAAGACGCAAAGTGGTTTATGAAGCTTTGGAATTTTTGGTGGAAGCCATCAAGGAAAAAGCCCCCGTTTTTGGGAAAGAACTTTTTGAAGACGAATCGTATGTTTGGAAAGTAAATAATTAA
- the mobA gene encoding molybdenum cofactor guanylyltransferase, translated as MENFTGFILAGGKSQRMGTDKGLLLLNGKPFISHVYEAMQPIFGDNIVVVSSNEAYDAFGYNRIEDLISDKGPVGGLYTALKQSKTKFNLVLSVDIPLITTELVQWLVDNHDDGYLVTQVQVGDKVSPLVAVYDRALRTLLGEHLAGNQLKLRDVIAEVTPQTLPIPAKWSEQLQNINTEEDYKKIQK; from the coding sequence ATGGAAAATTTTACAGGATTTATTTTGGCAGGAGGAAAAAGCCAACGTATGGGAACCGATAAAGGGTTGTTGCTCCTGAACGGAAAACCGTTTATTAGTCATGTTTATGAAGCAATGCAGCCCATTTTTGGCGATAATATTGTGGTCGTTTCCTCGAATGAAGCTTACGATGCTTTTGGATACAATCGTATCGAGGATTTGATTTCGGATAAAGGTCCTGTTGGTGGATTGTACACAGCTTTAAAACAATCGAAAACCAAATTTAATTTGGTCTTGAGTGTTGATATTCCTTTAATCACAACCGAATTGGTACAGTGGTTGGTGGATAATCATGACGATGGTTATTTGGTTACGCAAGTTCAGGTGGGTGATAAAGTGAGTCCGTTGGTAGCGGTTTATGATCGCGCATTGCGAACACTTTTGGGCGAACACTTAGCAGGAAATCAATTGAAATTGCGTGATGTTATTGCCGAAGTAACTCCCCAAACCTTGCCAATTCCTGCAAAATGGAGCGAACAACTGCAAAATATTAATACTGAAGAAGATTATAAAAAAATACAAAAATGA
- a CDS encoding sulfite exporter TauE/SafE family protein gives MTVSDLLGMPLLLLLLPIVAFLYSSVGHGGASGYLALMSAFSFPMTFMKPTALVLNILVSSVSFYFYYREKNFKWNLFYPFALTSILFSFVGGYLKIDAFYYKIILATVLVFAVLRLLGFFGKEKNTINEINLPLALGFGALIGFLSGLLGIGGGIILSPVLLLFGWATMKQAAAVSALFVLTNSISGLIGFVSKDGTLPESSFVLIGIVFIGGLLGAYYGSTKFNSKALRYILSAVIGIAIVKLYTTA, from the coding sequence ATGACCGTCTCCGATTTGTTAGGAATGCCTTTGTTATTGCTGTTGTTGCCTATCGTGGCGTTTTTGTATTCGAGTGTCGGACACGGCGGAGCCAGCGGTTATCTGGCATTGATGAGTGCGTTTTCGTTTCCAATGACGTTTATGAAACCAACGGCTTTGGTGTTGAATATCTTGGTTTCGTCGGTTTCATTTTATTTTTATTATAGAGAGAAAAATTTCAAATGGAATTTATTTTATCCGTTTGCATTGACTTCCATTCTGTTTTCGTTTGTGGGTGGTTATTTGAAAATTGATGCTTTTTATTATAAAATTATTTTAGCAACCGTTTTGGTTTTTGCTGTATTACGATTATTGGGATTTTTTGGCAAAGAAAAAAATACGATTAACGAAATCAACCTGCCTCTAGCATTGGGATTTGGGGCTTTAATTGGCTTTTTGTCGGGTTTGTTAGGCATTGGTGGAGGCATTATTTTGAGTCCAGTTTTACTGCTTTTTGGTTGGGCTACTATGAAACAAGCGGCGGCAGTTTCTGCTTTGTTCGTTTTGACTAATTCAATTTCGGGATTGATAGGTTTTGTTTCAAAAGACGGAACTTTGCCAGAGTCCTCGTTCGTATTGATTGGAATCGTTTTTATCGGTGGATTATTGGGCGCTTATTACGGGAGTACAAAATTTAATTCGAAGGCGTTGCGCTATATTTTGTCAGCGGTTATCGGAATTGCAATTGTTAAATTATATACCACAGCATAA